In Acanthochromis polyacanthus isolate Apoly-LR-REF ecotype Palm Island chromosome 15, KAUST_Apoly_ChrSc, whole genome shotgun sequence, a single genomic region encodes these proteins:
- the LOC110949300 gene encoding uncharacterized protein LOC110949300 isoform X1 codes for MSEGIVRKVQPFTIGTRLSVPAVPKCQDFTQTYLPSEALDNCVLQHNLNSLYLSRSQVCAHGPCLVPPIVQQVAPVKRDQEHMAAEDQLNQNVASASAVSRSIKKITISGSKDRSEDKTTVGPAQLSITGSTSENNNNNNNITTSTSDPHLPRIVGVSCENKPNSQFKVLLRKESSDEFQATLQQTRMKMKGEESVQTVSVPELKKKEPQRKESHPHTQNEVLAAVTSQSDCFTQRNSLFNKEVLQAEAWIKGKLQDLKDGCNIQCCPLQDWEEASQTLQRDLKDFENTLIQLNQMGEQLICKLNPTSDLVKKQLSQLRDQWLTLKQMAANQTRALGGAKNLQEFNKKVDKLEAWIKEKQEEEQSLVNVLGENVDKMQLTRRILDLKQDEQLHRNLHEEINNLALKLEKQGKTDGKNISSRRKQINKMWLKVQSHLKNYHENLHLALEVSSFYQQADNTLLAINNMRKSMSTSKELDSFGDREIRDIGSQIMMLDVSVSQLSNLHPALAASVTQKQSEVKDCWTLLQKVFRAIIGAKPCCQHHSDLQLCSTCRSDRTTLSLTGSTFTREDADLLTPAREPQCIMGTETHGIMGKEVKEEQNRLKGCVISADCGSGRRTQSNQSPEQQSVNHTSPAAGDGPACADDAIVRHQLKGESRKPRAETKLTAAPRGHPQLHIQLQKFTVSADKTLSWLKDNVSIATQVCSIASFEGLEAARRCQHTLEQEILTNRARIEVVKREGHGLVRAQHPGSTRIEEFLGQLEVLWEELRRRHQRNAVFLQASEELGFRAVKVLQALGSLEAWLESVELSMKESALAGDPETMSVAERESCLLEREVAARSLELSALRQEVERLHGHSQTHTRGLPARMEEVERKYHRVQSALTQQSSELQDTRMLTEFLERVELEESQELSGSRYSLGQPLHSEISSAPTLLGLQSSSGGCGEPLIEAMGNPVEELREAVEMLNDTVRERGRSQSHDQAIQELLSKHASLAVRVEERLCCSKDLGLDILEKETDMAIQCEPDHCGLEALQEKQDHLEIDYEIIREDVKEMKDQASRLKELCPERVHVLGAKIQATLQAWSELGKSVTENKSRLREFVQLQDFFRSYLAMISWTEDTRSCIFSDTALHLGRDGQKPLAAELDMQIEEKFNEFDELAATGKTLLDKEHHLTQMVRERMEELRNMLGWILVHWRAQKQQWLHKKSRQESSQDNIYTEATVCPPETSAPEPEFFQSQPSPVISPCEDTTKTARDSQPSSLLPRHVEKHEEKQLEDGYEVMSSIGAQGDSPKANIMVLKESSSPPSGGTVNLILSFGNTGDSKVQVLDLPATVDEVVEETSEPIHRPTVPQSSACKNFWRRCQGLLENTLGSLKRKRKIYRQSANEVSTYLHVKDNNLAVAPVYESITLPRQKSRSAASASPTFLPSSSLPSPSAAAPQSANVTFHPSAGSGSTSIFSSLKRMGKKRKRKRDARRHTIQKIMGVEDRTDGMPHYACETVTYDTHTWPLKEGRRKKASSKTGDEVEAMAYMKNPLLKDIDTECSGEYSVIPYAVSAAPTTSPSAGQMRSHCRFLSLGSVLSFDLPKDMTLIPSIQDIITIAPRESKKGGGTDPDPQRHTVLSSFRQTRPVAAVTHSPAEITLSETQPSTVVGRDLPDVDKSFQPSLEEDEDQAVPCNDLSKAQFNLREDAEQEWDKMLSEIKTSPAEKDGASQPSQLPIYVNQGPTSTPAAHKHECLSVHTLIRDLNGHMYHKCTRPQCMHEENSGLQSSQASHMTVNLKSTVSVSVRQDSVDSGISTSSSIKLCSDAPCPENQRPKGVVGRLISLEVGGIDCTRTRENDGASSGPSPDSAVIEAEPVHLDHQQFEEEEEELEDIWNQTSNYRQSICSDIMYQPNQEDSINSDPSADPVCRSPSATTPPVLYRNLVTASAPNLLVAEFKLPSHIQSLLGYDKGLSPKGHLPPLATGDRRSWAAFPNREPASKTSATVNETASDPVKLPDVGDNQRYIYQYREDEEEEEEEEAEVGEEVDELAGGLKDQSMSLLSVHMGLDGACEQRKASQSLADMERPEELVATGGRCFTLSGKPELQTMEGTLERKHKLQLGGKKAASRGWNSYHAVLYRHTLCFYQDRKDTLRSSACGLPLNLTGAECSPAPDYTKKPNCFRLRLRDGSEYLLNASSRFMMKKWMMKIQANTGQSVSSISGAPGDQDISISLKPSLCYGCRDPAVCRCSSRHDITRTFPRNKPPPGSAQAKEIVVLTRDFSHMPQAHLKRLDEQPTISSSGCCDDDDDEGSLQQTVTHRLSGGFRDNSPVSSGQDWLSSKHRSHSFTSATYQKIKPMLHTPGGKGLDRGSNYCVTLVVGDKSTDGASVSRSSEPPLLASAGWQQDTYQDSALRSYASLPRPRNKSVFKKFFGKKDL; via the exons GTCTCAGTGCCTGAACTGAAGAAGAAAGAGCCTCAGAGGAAGGAAAGTCATCCACACACCCAGAATGAAGTACTGGCAGCTGTTACATCCCAGAGTGACTGCTTCACTCAGCGCAACTCGCTCTTCAACAAGGAAGTACTGCAG GCAGAAGCCTGGATCAAAGGCAAGCTGCAGGACCTGAAGGATGGATGTAATATTCAGTGCTGCCCCCTGCAGGACTGGGAGGAAGCCTCGCAGACGCTCCAGAGAGACCTAAAAGACTTTGAGAACACCCTCATTCAACTGAACCAG atgGGTGAGCAGCTGATCTGCAAGCTGAACCCCACATCCGATCTGGTGAAGAAGCAGCTCAGCCAGCTCAGGGACCAGTGGCTGACCCTGAAACAGATGGCTGCAAATCAGACGAGGGCCCTCGGTGGAGCTAAGAACCTGCAGGAATTCAACAAAAAAGTGGACAAGCTGGAAGCATGGATTAAAGAAAAG caggaagaggagcagTCTCTGGTGAATGTCCTGGGggaaaatgttgacaaaatgcaGTTGACCAGGAGAATATTAGATCTGAAACAG GATGAGCAGCTCCACAGAAACCTTCACGAGGAGATCAACAACTTGGCACTAAAACTGGAGAAACAGGGGAAGACAGATGGCAAAAACATCTCCAGCAGGAGgaaacaaatcaataaaat GTGGCTGAAGGTCCAGTCTCACCTGAAAAACTACCATGAGAATCTTCACCTGGCCCTGGAGGTGTCCTCGTTCTACCAGCAGGCTGATAACACATTGCTTGCTATTAACAACATg AGGAAGAGCATGTCTACATCCAAAGAGCTGGACAGCTTTGGAGACAGAGAAATCCGTGACATCGGCAGTCAGATCATG ATGTTAGATGTGAGTGTGTCCCAGCTGTCTAACCTCCATCCTGCCCTGGCTGCCAGCGTCACACAGAAGCAGAGCGAGGTGAAGGACTGCTGGACGCTTCTTCAGAAGGTTTTCAG AGCCATAATTGGAGCGAAGCCCTGCTGTCAGCACCACAGTGACCTCCAGCTCTGCTCGACCTGCAGGAGTGACAGGaccacactctctctcactggCTCCACTTTCACCAGGGAAGATGCTGACCTCCTGACACCGGCCCGAGAGcctcagtgcatcatgggaacgGAGACACATGGGATCATGGGaaaggaggtgaaggaggagcAGAATCGTCTGAAAGGCTGTGTG ATCTCCGCTGACTGTGGGAGTGGTAGAAGAACACAGAGCAACCAAAGCCCAGAGCAGCAATCAGTGAACCACACCTCTCCAGCAGCGGGAGACGGTCCAGCCTGCGCAGATGATGCCATCGTCAGACATCAATTGAAGGGGGAAAG cAGGAAGCCCAGAGCAGAGACCAAGCTCACCGCCGCCCCGCGAGGCCACCCACAGCTTCACATCCAGCTTCAGAAGTTCACTGTGTCTGCTGACAAG ACTTTGTCCTGGCTCAAAGACAATGTGTCCATAGCTACACAGGTGTGTTCAATAGCCAGCTTTGAGGGCCTGGAGGCAGCCAGGAGGTGTCAACACACACTTGAACAAGAAATCCTCACCAACAGAGCCAGGATAGAGGTGGTCAAAAGG GAGGGCCACGGGTTGGTCCGTGcacagcatccaggcagcaccAGGATCGAGGAGTTCCTCGGCCAGCTGGAGGTCCTGTGGGAAGAATTGAGAAGGAGGCACCAGAGGAATGCTGTGTTCCTGCAGGCCTCAGAGGAGCTGGGCTTTCGG GCTGTGAAAGTGCTCCAGGCCCTTGGCAGCCTGGAGGCCTGGCTGGAGTCTGTGGAGCTTTCCATGAAGGAATCTGCATTAGCCGGTGACCCTGAGACGATGAGCGTGGCTGAGAGGGAGAGCTGTCTGCTGGAAAGAGAGGTGGCAGCTCGGAGCCTGGAGCTCAGCGCTCTGAGGCAGGAGGTGGAGCGGCTGCACGGCCACAGTCAAACCCACACACGAGGGCTTCCAGCGCgcatggaggaggtggagagaaA GTATCACCGTGTCCAGAGTGCCCTGACCCAGCAGagctcagagctgcaggacacTCGCATGCTGACTGAGTTTCTGGAGCGCGTGGAGCTGGAGGAGAGCCAGGAGCTCAGCGGGAGTCGATACAGCCTCGGACAG CCTCTCCACAGTGAAATTTCCTCAGCTCCTACGTTGCTGGGACTCCAAAGCAGCAGCGGTGGATGTGGTGAGCCCCTGATAGAAGCCATGGGGAACCCTGTGGAGGAGCTACGAGAAGCTGTGGAGATGCTGAACGACACCGTGAGGGAAAGAGGCCGATCACAGAGCCACGATCAGGCCATCCAGGAGCTGCTGAGCAAG CATGCCAGCCTGGCGGTGCGGGTGGAGGAGCGCTTGTGCTGCAGTAAGGATCTGGGCCTGGACATCCTGGAGAAGGAGACAGACATGGCCATCCAGTGCGAGCCAGACCACTGCGGCCTCGAGGCTCTGCAGGAGAAGCAGGACCACCTGGAG ATTGACTATGAAATCATCAGGGAGGATGTAAAGGAGATGAAGGACCAGGCTTCTCGGCTGAAGGAGCTGTGCCCAGAGAGAGTGCACGTGCTCGGGGCAAAGATCCAGGCGACGCTGCAGGCCTGGAGCGAGCTGGGAAAAAGTGTGACGGAGAACAAGTCACGTCTGCGAGAGTTTGTGCAGCTCCAGGACTTCTTCAGGAGCTACCTCGCCATGAT CTCATGGACTGAGGACACCAGGTCGTGCATTTTCTCAGATACCGCCTTGCATCTTGGGAGAGACGGACAGAAACCACTGGCTGCAGAGCTGGACATGCAGATTGAGGAAAAGTTTAATGAGTTTGATGAGCTGGCAGCCACAGGGAAGACTCTATTAGACAAAGAGCATCACCTCACACAGATG GTAAGAGAGCGCATGGAGGAGCTGAGGAATATGCTTGGGTGGATACTGGTGCACTGGAGGGCTCAGAAACAGCAGTGGCTTCACAAGAAGAGCAGACAGGAATCTTCACAAGATAATATTTACACAGAGGCGACAGTGTGCCCTCCAGAG ACTTCAGCTCCTGAGCCAGAGTTCTTCCAGTCTCAACCGTCTCCGGTCATCAGTCCTTGTGAAGACACAACAAAGACAGCGAGAGACAGTCAGCCCTCATCTCTGCTGCCCCGACATGTCGAGAAGCACGAAGAGAAGCAGTTAGAGGACGGTTATGAGGTCATGAGCAGTATCGGAGCTCAGGGCGACTCTCCCAAAGCCAACATCATGGTGCTCAAAGAGAGCAGCAGCCCGCCTTCAGGGGGAACGGTCAACCTCATCCTCAGCTTTGGTAACACAGGGGACAGCAAGGTTCAGGTGCTCGACCTGCCTGCTACAGTGGATGAGGTAGTGGAGGAGACCTCTGAGCCCATCCACAGG CCCACTGTGCCTCAATCTTCTGCCTGTAAAAACTTTTGGAGGCGCTGCCAGGGGCTTTTGGAAAATACTTTGGGTAGTTTAAAGCGAAAGAGAAAGATTTATCGGCAGAGTGCGAATGAG GTAAGTACCTACTTGCATGTCAAGGATAACAACCTGGCTGTGGCCCCTGTGTATGAGAGTATCACCCTGCCCCGACAAAAGAGCCGCTCTGCAGCCTCGGCCTCCCCTACCTTCTTGCCGTCCTCCTCCTTGCCGTCTCCCTCGGCGGCTGCACCGCAGTCCGCCAACGTGACCTTCCACCCTTCAGCGGGGAGCGGCAGCACCTCCATCTTCAGCAGCCTCAAGAGGATGggcaaaaagagaaagaggaagagagacgCTCGCAGGCACACAATTCAGAAAATCATGGGCGTGGAGGATCGAACAGATGGGATGCCTCATTACGCCTGCGAGACTGTCActtatgacacacacacatggcccCTGAAGGAAGGTCGAAGGAAGAAGGCCTCATCAAAGACTGGGGATGAGGTCGAAGCTATGGCCTATATGAAGAATCCCCTCCTGAAGGACATTGATACAGAGTGTTCAGGAGAATACAGCGTCATTCCATATGCTGTATCAGCAGCACCAACCACTTCCCCCTCAGCAGGTCAGATGAGAAGTCACTGCAGGTTCCTCTCACTGGGTTCTGTGCTGAGCTTTGATCTACCTAAAGACATGACCCTCATCCCCAGCATTCAGGACATCATCACTATCGCTCCTCGAGAGTCCAAAAAAGGGGGAGGGACGGATCCGGACCCCCAGAGACACACAGTCCTGAGCTCCTTCAGACAGACTCGACCTGTTGCTGCCGTCACTCACAGTCCGGCTGAAATCACCCTTTCTGAAACACAGCCTTCAACAGTTGTAGGAAGAGATTTACCTGATGTGGACAAGAGCTTCCAACCTTCCCTAGAAGAAGATGAGGATCAGGCTGTACCATGTAATGACTTATCTAAAGCCCAGTTCAATCTGCGTGAGGATGCAGAGCAGGAGTGGGACAAAATGTTATCGGAAATTAAAACGAGTCCAGCTGAAAAAGATGGAGCCAGCCAGCCTTCACAGCTGCCTATTTATGTGAACCAAGGCCCCACTTCCACTCCGGCTGCACACAAACACGAGTGTCTTAGTGTCCATACTCTCATTAGAGACCTGAATGGGCACATGTACCATAAATGCACCAGGCCTCAGTGTATGCATGAGGAGAACTCTGGACTTCAATCAAGCCAAGCTTCTCACATGACAGTGAATCTGAAGTCAACGGTGAGCGTGAGTGTTCGTCAGGACTCTGTGGACTCTGGCAtctccacctccagcagcatcAAGCTTTGCTCAGATGCTCCATGTCCAGAGAACCAGCGGCCTAAGGGAGTGGTGGGGAGACTCATTTCTCTCGAGGTTGGAGGTATCGACTGCACTAGAACAAGAGAGAACGATGGAGCATCCTCAGGTCCTTCTCCAGACTCAGCAGTGATCGAAGCAGAGCCTGTTCACCTCGACCACCAGCAgtttgaagaggaagaagaagagctgGAGGACATCTGGAACCAGACTTCTAACTACAGGCAGAGCATCTGCTCAGACATCATGTACCAGCCCAACCAGGAAGACTCCATAAACTCAGACCCATCAGCAGATCCTGTCTGCCGCTCACCCTCAGCTACGACTCCACCGGTGCTCTACAGGAACCTGGTCACAGCCTCAGCACCCAACCTCCTTGTGGCTGAGTTCAAATTGCCGTCGCACATTCAGAGCTTGCTGGGATACGACAAGGGGCTGAGTCCCAAAGGTCACCTTCCTCCGCTGGCTACAGGCGACAGGAGGTCCTGGGCGGCTTTTCCCAACAGGGAACCAGCCAGCAAGACTTCAGCGACCGTGAACGAGACCGCATCTGATCCGGTGAAGCTGCCTGACGTAGGCGACAATCAGAGATACATTTATCAGtacagagaggatgaggaggaggaggaggaagaggaggcagaggtGGGGGAGGAGGTGGACGAGCTCGCAGGTGGCTTGAAG GACCAGTCGATGAGTCTGCTGTCTGTTCATATGGGTTTGGATGGAGCCTGTGAACAGAGAAAAGCCTCACAAAGCCTGGCGGACATGGAGAGGCCAGAGGAGCTGGTGGCCACAGGAGGGCGCTGTTTCACTCTG AGTGGAAAGCCTGAGCTGCAGACGATGGAGGGAACACTCGAGAGGAAGCACAAGCTGCAGCTGGGAGGAAAGAAA GCCGCCTCCAGAGGCTGGAACTCCTACCATGCTGTCCTATATAGACACACCTTGTGCTTCTACCAGGATAGGAAGGATACACTGAGG AGTTCTGCATGTGGCCTGCCGCTGAACCTGACAGGAGCTGAGTGTTCACCTGCGCCAGACTACACCAAAAAACCCAACTGCTTTCGACTGCG GCTCCGTGATGGGTCTGAATATCTGCTTAACGCCTCTTCACGCTTTATGATGAAGAAATGGATGATGAAAATACAAGCAAACACAG gtCAGAGTGTGTCTTCAATATCAGGTGCCCCTGGTGATCAAGACATCTCCATTTCCTT AAAGCCCTCTCTCTGCTACGGATGCCGTGATCCAGCTGTTTGCCGCTGCTCCTCCCGACACGACATCACCCGCACATTCCCGAGGAACAAACCGCCACCGGGTAGCGCCCAAGCCAAAGAGATTGTTGTCCTCACCAGAGACTTCAGCCACATGCCACAGGCTCACTTAAAGAGACTGGATGAGCAGCCGACCATCTCGTCCTCAGGCTGCTGTG atgatgatgatgatgaaggcaGTTTACAGCAGACGGTGACTCACAGACTCTCTGGAGGATTCAGAGACAACTCCCCTGTATCCAGCGGTCAGGACTGGCTCAGCAGCAAGCACCGCTCCCACTCCTTCACATCAG CAACTTACCAGAAGATCAAGCCCATGTTGCACACCCCTGGAGGAAAAGGCCTGGACCGAGGCTCCAACTACTGCGTGACTCTGGTGGTGGGAGACAAGTCAACAGATGGGGCTTCAGTCAGCAGGAGCTCTGAGCCTCCACTGCTGGCCTCAGCTGGATGGCAGCAGGACACGTACCAGGACTCTGCTCTGAGAAGCTACGCCAGCCTGCCGCGGCCACGAAACAAGTCTGTCTTTAAGAAGTTCTTTGGGAAAAAGGACCTCTAA